In Carya illinoinensis cultivar Pawnee chromosome 10, C.illinoinensisPawnee_v1, whole genome shotgun sequence, one DNA window encodes the following:
- the LOC122278811 gene encoding zinc finger protein ZAT5-like, producing the protein MMKPSKEEVVGHYNKDHTEITRAKRTKRHGLQSQLGLTLASTSSSDHSGAPDPHRAAPSPTPSAELTDSTIAEEEEEEDMANCLILLAQGRHSRKVQEQAALSTAYQCKTCSRRFASFQALGGHRASHKKPRADINTDEKKPLTLLGVQDYRFDNTSTTLSLQLGNRDHLYSSNNKSKVHDCSICGAEFSSGQALGGHMRRHRTFMSTATTVPSAGNTLSNPPESHKASKKRNILQLDLNLPAPEDHDHLHRDSSSFSLVSKEPVLFFSSTSALVDCHY; encoded by the coding sequence ATGATGAAACCATCGAAAGAGGAAGTCGTGGGGCATTATAATAAAGATCACACAGAGATAACAAGAGCCAAACGCACAAAGCGTCATGGGCTGCAGTCACAGCTAGGGCTAACTCTGGCTTCTACCTCATCTAGTGATCATTCTGGCGCACCTGATCCTCATCGTGCAGCGCCCTCTCCTACACCCTCGGCAGAACTCACGGACAGTACTAttgcagaagaagaagaggaggaggacaTGGCCAACTGTTTGATTCTCTTGGCTCAAGGCCGCCATAGCCGAAAAGTACAAGAACAGGCTGCGTTATCAACGGCGTACCAGTGCAAGACCTGTAGCCGGCGCTTCGCTTCGTTCCAAGCGCTGGGTGGACACAGAGCCAGTCACAAGAAACCTAGGGCTGATATTAATACTGATGAGAAGAAACCCTTAACTCTTCTCGGCGTACAGGATTATCGATTTGACAACACTAGCACAACCCTTTCATTGCAATTAGGTAATAGGGATCATCTGTATAGTAGTAACAACAAATCCAAGGTTCATGACTGTTCGATATGTGGCGCTGAGTTCTCGTCCGGCCAAGCCTTGGGGGGACATATGAGGCGGCACAGAACGTTTATGAGCACTGCAACAACTGTCCCTAGTGCGGGAAATACTTTGAGTAATCCTCCTGAGTCGCACAAAGCCagcaaaaaaagaaacattCTACAATTGGATCTTAATCTTCCAGCCCCCGAAGACCATGATCATCTGCACAGAGATTCCAGTAGTTTTTCCTTGGTTTCAAAAGAGCCAGTGCTCTTCTTCTCCAGTACTTCTGCTTTGGTGGATTGCCATTACTAA